The sequence GACCTCATCCGCGATCCTCATCATCGGTTCGATGGCCTTCGACGACCTCGAGCTCCCCTCCGGCAACGAGAGAGACGTCGTCGGTGGCTCCGCCACCTACTCGGCGTTCGCTGCCTCGTGCTTTGCTCCGGTGCGCACCGTGGCCGTGGTGGGCGATGATTTCCCTGAAGGGACCCTCGCGGCGATGCGATCCCGAGGGATCTCGATCGAGGGCGTCGAGCGCGCTCCTGGGAAGACGTTCCGCTGGGCCGGGCGCTACGACGTGGATCTCATCCATCGCACGACGCTGGACACGCAGCTCAACGTGTTCGCGTCGTTCGCGCCGAAGCTGCCGGAGACCTACCGCGACACGCCCTTCCTCCTGCTCGGCAACATCCATCCCGCGCTCCAGCTCGACGTCCTCGAGCAGGTCCGCGCGCCGCGCTTCGTCCTCGCGGACACGATGAATTTCTGGATCGAGGGGGAGCCGAAGGCGGTCGCGGCGATGCTGCGCCGCATCGACACGCTCGTGGTCAACGACGAGGAGGCGCGCCAGCTGTCGGGCAAGTACAACATCCGCCGCGCGGCGAAGGAGATCCTGTCCCGTGGTCCGCGCCGGCTGATCATCAAGCGCGGAGAGCACGGCGCGCTGCTCTTCGACGAAGAGGGCGTGTTCGCCGCGCCCGGCTTCCCGCTCGAGGACGTCATCGACCCCACGGGGGCCGGCGACGCCTTCGCCGGCGGGCTCATCGGTTACCTGGCGTGCCAGCCGGAGATCACGCCGCTCGCGCTCCGGCGCGGCATGCTCCATGCGACGGCGACCGCGTCGTTCTGCGTTGAAGCGGTTGGCACGCGGCGGATCGCGACGGTGACGCGCGCCGAGATCGCGGCGCGACTGACCGAGATCCGGGCGCTGTACGAGTTCGGCGCGAGCACGATGTGAAGCAGCCTGCCTTGGAGCGGCGCTGGCGCGAGAGCCCGCCGTGTGCGGTCGCTGTTCACCTTCCGGCGCATAGCCGTGCTAGACGACCGTCAAAGTGAACATGAACCTCACCACCCGTACTTTCGCAGGCATCGCCTTGCTGGCCCCCCTCGTCTTCGGCTGCGCGGCCCGTACTGCGCCGTTCGACGAGATGGACAAGGCGCAGATCACGGTCCTCCGCCTCCAGGGGCAGGAGCTGGCTCCGACGCCCGCGGCGACGACCGGGGCCCCCACCCTCATCCCGGGCATCCCGCCCGAGCTCCAGCAGATGGGGCAGGCAGCCCTGCAGGGACTGCAGCAGGCGCTGCCCGGGCTCATCCCGCCCAACCTGATCCCGGGGCAGACCGCCAGCACGCCGGTCCTGCCTGCGCAGCCGCGCTTCAAGAACTTCGTCATCCTCCAGCAGCGTCAGCTCACGACCAGCGACGCCGACGAGGAGCTCAAGGACCAGATCCTCGACGTCTTCGGCGACGAGGACAGCTTCACCGCGGACCGCGGCAACTGCTTCTATCCCGGCCTGGGCATCTCGCTGGTGCGGCCGAACAACCCCACGCCGGTCGATCTGCTCATCTCCTTCTCGTGCAACCAGGCCATGGGAGACGGCTTCCGCTGGCCTTACGCGACCAACGGCTTCTCGGCCGAGACCCACCAGAAGCTCAGCGAGATCTACCAGCAGCTCTGGGGACAGTCGGTCCCGCCCGGCGCGTGATCCCCTGCCGCGGCGAGGAGTTCGTCGTCTAATTTGTAATCAGCACCACATATCGTGACCGCAGGGTCCGGATGGCTAGACTTGATCGAGCTTCCGAGGTTCCGCGTATCGGTCAGGAGCGCGCCGCACGACGTCATGATCCCCCAACCCCAGCTGTTGCCGGGAAAGGAGCTCGGGCACTACGAGCTCCTCCTGCCCATCGCGCAGGGGGGAATGGCCACGGTGTGGGCCGCGCGCCACAAGGGCCGTCGCGGCTTCCAGAAGACGGTCGCCATCAAGACGATGCTTCCGTCGCTCTCGGATGATCCCCAGTTCGAGAAGATGTTCCTCGAGGAGGCGAGGCTCGCCTCGGGGATCCATCACCCGAACGTCGCCGAGATCCTCGACCTCGGCGAGCAGGACGACGTCCTCTACATCGCGATGGAGTGGGTCGACGGCGAGGCGCTGTCGGTCATCGCGAAGGCGGCGAGCAAGAGCGGCGTGGCCATCCCGCTGCGCATCGCGCTCCGCATCCTCGGCCGCGCTTGCCTCGGTTTGCACGCCGCGCACGAGCTCCGGGACCCGCAGAACGATGATCTGCTGCTCGGGCTCGTGCACCGCGATGTGTCACCCCAGAACATCCTCGTGACGTACGACGGCCACGTGAAGCTCGTGGACTTCGGGGTCGCCAAGGCGACCAACCGCGCGCACAACGATACGACCGCGGGACAGATCAAGG is a genomic window of Sorangium aterium containing:
- a CDS encoding PfkB family carbohydrate kinase → MTTSSAILIIGSMAFDDLELPSGNERDVVGGSATYSAFAASCFAPVRTVAVVGDDFPEGTLAAMRSRGISIEGVERAPGKTFRWAGRYDVDLIHRTTLDTQLNVFASFAPKLPETYRDTPFLLLGNIHPALQLDVLEQVRAPRFVLADTMNFWIEGEPKAVAAMLRRIDTLVVNDEEARQLSGKYNIRRAAKEILSRGPRRLIIKRGEHGALLFDEEGVFAAPGFPLEDVIDPTGAGDAFAGGLIGYLACQPEITPLALRRGMLHATATASFCVEAVGTRRIATVTRAEIAARLTEIRALYEFGASTM